In Chiroxiphia lanceolata isolate bChiLan1 chromosome 9, bChiLan1.pri, whole genome shotgun sequence, one DNA window encodes the following:
- the ACOT11 gene encoding acyl-coenzyme A thioesterase 11 isoform X1: MTIFKEAGGGVRWPRPRAPRQPGLDARARCRPSAQVSGRFSSEPAIASTPPANAQLLLAEGSTSPPRSQEPGEREEAPGAMASPLPARNPTEVQMSQLVLPCHTNHRNELSTGQLLKWIDTAACLSAERHAGCPCVTASMDDIYFEHTISQLYLSPAGQRDGRSGVCVGQVVNIKAKVNRAFNSSMEVGIQVSYEDLCSGKHCSICKAYATFVAQGPSGSKVRLKPLTPQTEEEKIEYSIAAERRRMRLAHKDTLKDLLTRSPRDTELETRDGSGAVPAEKTRVESVELVLPPHANHQGNTFGGQIMAWMENVATIAASRLCHAHPTLRAIEMFHFRGPSQVGDRLVLKAIVNNAFKNSMEVGVSAEAYGQEMCVSPRHINSAFMTFEVLDQEGRPRMLPMVAPEPGDGERRYREASARKKIRLDRKYVVSCKQTEVPLSVPWDQSNKVYLSYNNVSALKTLVAKTNWALAREKEKVRMYTLEEDKFLSFRIEMSVCIMASQAFSLLSNLRRRHEWDSHYASAELVQKVDDDDMIYHVVSRMHRQESKLQDFVILASRRKPCSKGDPYVVAFRSVTLPTHPPRAEYTRGETLCSGFCIWPESEEMSKVAYYNQATPGYLNYVTTNVAGLSSDICATFEACEKFLLKNKEDLISRLRDF; the protein is encoded by the exons GGCTCAACCTCTCCACCACGTTCCCAGGAGCCAGGGGAGCGGGAGGAGGCACCGGGGGCCATGGCGAGCCCCTTGCCTGCCCGCAACCCCACCGAGGTGCAGATGAGCCAGCTGGTGCTGCCCTGCCACACCAACCACCGCAATGAGCTCAGCACTGGCCAGCTGCTCAAGTGGATCGACACGGCCGCCTGCCTCTCCG ccGAGAGACACGCTGGCTGCCCGTGCGTCACAGCTTCTATGGATGATATCTATTTTGAGCATACCATTAG CCAGCTGTATCTAAGCCCTGCTGGGCAGCGGGACGGGAGGAGCGGTGTCTG tgTCGGGCAAGTTGTCAACATCAAAGCCAAAGTGAACCGAGCCTTTAACTCCAGCATGGAG GTGGGCATCCAAGTGAGCTATGAAGATCTGTGCAGCGGGAAGCACTGCAGTATCTGCAAGGCGTACGCCACCTTCGTGGCACAGGGCCCCTCTGGCAGCAAG GTGAGGCTGAAGCCGCTGACCCCAcagacagaggaggagaagatcGAGTACAGCATTGCTGCTGAGCGCCGCCGCATGCGGCTGGCGCACAAGGACACCCTCAAGGACCTCCTCACCCGCAGCCCCCGTGACACCG agctggagacGCGGGACGGCAGTGGGGCAGTGCCGGCGGAGAAGACGCGTGTGGAGAGTGTGGAGCTGGTGCTGCCTCCACACGCCAACCATCAGGGCAACACCTTTGGTGGGCAGATCATGGCCTGGATGGAGAATGTGGCCACTATTGCAGCCAG CCGGCTGTGCCATGCCCACCCCACACTGAGGGCCATCGAGATGTTCCACTTTCGGGGACCTTCACAAGTTGGGGACCGCCTGGTGCTCAAAGCCATCGTCAACAATGCCTTCAAAAACAG CATGGAGGTGGGGGTCAGCGCCGAGGCGTACGGCCAGGAGATGTGCGTCAGCCCGCGGCACATCAACAGCGCCTTCATGACCTTCGAGGTGCTGGACCAGGAGGGCCGGCCCCGCATGCTGCCCATGGTGGCTCCCGAGCCAGGG GATGGAGAAAGGAGGTACAGAGAAGCCAGCGCTAGGAAAAAAATTCGGCTGGACCG aaaataCGTCGTCTCCTGCAAACAGACCGAGGTACCACTCTCTGTGCCCTGGGATCAAAGCAACAAG gtTTATCTGAGCTACAACAACGTCTCTGCGCTGAAGACACTCGTAGCCAAAACGAACTGGGCACTTgccagagaaaaggaaaag GTGAGGATGTACACGCTGGAGGAGGATAAATTCCTGTCCTTCCGCATCGAGATGTCTGTCTGCATCATGGCCAGCCAAgccttctccctgctctccaaCCTGCGGCGCCGGCACGAGTGGGACAGTCACTATGC GAGTGCTGAGCTTGTCCAGAAGGTAGATGACGATGACATGATCTACCACGTGGTGAGCCGGATGCACAGACAGGAGAGCAAGCTGCAGGACTTTGTCATCCTGGCATCCCGGCGGAAACCCTGCAGCAAGGG ggacCCCTACGTGGTGGCCTTTCGATCGGTGACActgcccacccacccccccaGAGCCGAATACACACGTGGGGAGACACTCTGCTCTGGTTTCTGCATTTGGCCGGAGTCAGAGGAGATGAGCAAG GTGGCTTACTACAACCAGGCTACGCCAGGGTACCTCAACTATGTCACCACCAACGTGGCAGGACTGTCCTCTGACATCTGTGCCACCTTTGAAGCCTGCGAGAAGTTCCTGCTGAAGAACAAAGAGGACCTGATCTCACGGCTGCGGGACTTCTAG
- the ACOT11 gene encoding acyl-coenzyme A thioesterase 11 isoform X2 codes for MTIFKEAGGGVRWPRPRAPRQPGLDARARCRPSAQVSGRFSSEPAIASTPPANAQLLLAEGSTSPPRSQEPGEREEAPGAMASPLPARNPTEVQMSQLVLPCHTNHRNELSTGQLLKWIDTAACLSAERHAGCPCVTASMDDIYFEHTISVGQVVNIKAKVNRAFNSSMEVGIQVSYEDLCSGKHCSICKAYATFVAQGPSGSKVRLKPLTPQTEEEKIEYSIAAERRRMRLAHKDTLKDLLTRSPRDTELETRDGSGAVPAEKTRVESVELVLPPHANHQGNTFGGQIMAWMENVATIAASRLCHAHPTLRAIEMFHFRGPSQVGDRLVLKAIVNNAFKNSMEVGVSAEAYGQEMCVSPRHINSAFMTFEVLDQEGRPRMLPMVAPEPGDGERRYREASARKKIRLDRKYVVSCKQTEVPLSVPWDQSNKVYLSYNNVSALKTLVAKTNWALAREKEKVRMYTLEEDKFLSFRIEMSVCIMASQAFSLLSNLRRRHEWDSHYASAELVQKVDDDDMIYHVVSRMHRQESKLQDFVILASRRKPCSKGDPYVVAFRSVTLPTHPPRAEYTRGETLCSGFCIWPESEEMSKVAYYNQATPGYLNYVTTNVAGLSSDICATFEACEKFLLKNKEDLISRLRDF; via the exons GGCTCAACCTCTCCACCACGTTCCCAGGAGCCAGGGGAGCGGGAGGAGGCACCGGGGGCCATGGCGAGCCCCTTGCCTGCCCGCAACCCCACCGAGGTGCAGATGAGCCAGCTGGTGCTGCCCTGCCACACCAACCACCGCAATGAGCTCAGCACTGGCCAGCTGCTCAAGTGGATCGACACGGCCGCCTGCCTCTCCG ccGAGAGACACGCTGGCTGCCCGTGCGTCACAGCTTCTATGGATGATATCTATTTTGAGCATACCATTAG tgTCGGGCAAGTTGTCAACATCAAAGCCAAAGTGAACCGAGCCTTTAACTCCAGCATGGAG GTGGGCATCCAAGTGAGCTATGAAGATCTGTGCAGCGGGAAGCACTGCAGTATCTGCAAGGCGTACGCCACCTTCGTGGCACAGGGCCCCTCTGGCAGCAAG GTGAGGCTGAAGCCGCTGACCCCAcagacagaggaggagaagatcGAGTACAGCATTGCTGCTGAGCGCCGCCGCATGCGGCTGGCGCACAAGGACACCCTCAAGGACCTCCTCACCCGCAGCCCCCGTGACACCG agctggagacGCGGGACGGCAGTGGGGCAGTGCCGGCGGAGAAGACGCGTGTGGAGAGTGTGGAGCTGGTGCTGCCTCCACACGCCAACCATCAGGGCAACACCTTTGGTGGGCAGATCATGGCCTGGATGGAGAATGTGGCCACTATTGCAGCCAG CCGGCTGTGCCATGCCCACCCCACACTGAGGGCCATCGAGATGTTCCACTTTCGGGGACCTTCACAAGTTGGGGACCGCCTGGTGCTCAAAGCCATCGTCAACAATGCCTTCAAAAACAG CATGGAGGTGGGGGTCAGCGCCGAGGCGTACGGCCAGGAGATGTGCGTCAGCCCGCGGCACATCAACAGCGCCTTCATGACCTTCGAGGTGCTGGACCAGGAGGGCCGGCCCCGCATGCTGCCCATGGTGGCTCCCGAGCCAGGG GATGGAGAAAGGAGGTACAGAGAAGCCAGCGCTAGGAAAAAAATTCGGCTGGACCG aaaataCGTCGTCTCCTGCAAACAGACCGAGGTACCACTCTCTGTGCCCTGGGATCAAAGCAACAAG gtTTATCTGAGCTACAACAACGTCTCTGCGCTGAAGACACTCGTAGCCAAAACGAACTGGGCACTTgccagagaaaaggaaaag GTGAGGATGTACACGCTGGAGGAGGATAAATTCCTGTCCTTCCGCATCGAGATGTCTGTCTGCATCATGGCCAGCCAAgccttctccctgctctccaaCCTGCGGCGCCGGCACGAGTGGGACAGTCACTATGC GAGTGCTGAGCTTGTCCAGAAGGTAGATGACGATGACATGATCTACCACGTGGTGAGCCGGATGCACAGACAGGAGAGCAAGCTGCAGGACTTTGTCATCCTGGCATCCCGGCGGAAACCCTGCAGCAAGGG ggacCCCTACGTGGTGGCCTTTCGATCGGTGACActgcccacccacccccccaGAGCCGAATACACACGTGGGGAGACACTCTGCTCTGGTTTCTGCATTTGGCCGGAGTCAGAGGAGATGAGCAAG GTGGCTTACTACAACCAGGCTACGCCAGGGTACCTCAACTATGTCACCACCAACGTGGCAGGACTGTCCTCTGACATCTGTGCCACCTTTGAAGCCTGCGAGAAGTTCCTGCTGAAGAACAAAGAGGACCTGATCTCACGGCTGCGGGACTTCTAG
- the ACOT11 gene encoding acyl-coenzyme A thioesterase 11 isoform X3 produces MLSFFWLRCLLKMVKGNIVVPEEILNFCCNGLQGSTSPPRSQEPGEREEAPGAMASPLPARNPTEVQMSQLVLPCHTNHRNELSTGQLLKWIDTAACLSAERHAGCPCVTASMDDIYFEHTISQLYLSPAGQRDGRSGVCVGQVVNIKAKVNRAFNSSMEVGIQVSYEDLCSGKHCSICKAYATFVAQGPSGSKVRLKPLTPQTEEEKIEYSIAAERRRMRLAHKDTLKDLLTRSPRDTELETRDGSGAVPAEKTRVESVELVLPPHANHQGNTFGGQIMAWMENVATIAASRLCHAHPTLRAIEMFHFRGPSQVGDRLVLKAIVNNAFKNSMEVGVSAEAYGQEMCVSPRHINSAFMTFEVLDQEGRPRMLPMVAPEPGDGERRYREASARKKIRLDRKYVVSCKQTEVPLSVPWDQSNKVYLSYNNVSALKTLVAKTNWALAREKEKVRMYTLEEDKFLSFRIEMSVCIMASQAFSLLSNLRRRHEWDSHYASAELVQKVDDDDMIYHVVSRMHRQESKLQDFVILASRRKPCSKGDPYVVAFRSVTLPTHPPRAEYTRGETLCSGFCIWPESEEMSKVAYYNQATPGYLNYVTTNVAGLSSDICATFEACEKFLLKNKEDLISRLRDF; encoded by the exons GGCTCAACCTCTCCACCACGTTCCCAGGAGCCAGGGGAGCGGGAGGAGGCACCGGGGGCCATGGCGAGCCCCTTGCCTGCCCGCAACCCCACCGAGGTGCAGATGAGCCAGCTGGTGCTGCCCTGCCACACCAACCACCGCAATGAGCTCAGCACTGGCCAGCTGCTCAAGTGGATCGACACGGCCGCCTGCCTCTCCG ccGAGAGACACGCTGGCTGCCCGTGCGTCACAGCTTCTATGGATGATATCTATTTTGAGCATACCATTAG CCAGCTGTATCTAAGCCCTGCTGGGCAGCGGGACGGGAGGAGCGGTGTCTG tgTCGGGCAAGTTGTCAACATCAAAGCCAAAGTGAACCGAGCCTTTAACTCCAGCATGGAG GTGGGCATCCAAGTGAGCTATGAAGATCTGTGCAGCGGGAAGCACTGCAGTATCTGCAAGGCGTACGCCACCTTCGTGGCACAGGGCCCCTCTGGCAGCAAG GTGAGGCTGAAGCCGCTGACCCCAcagacagaggaggagaagatcGAGTACAGCATTGCTGCTGAGCGCCGCCGCATGCGGCTGGCGCACAAGGACACCCTCAAGGACCTCCTCACCCGCAGCCCCCGTGACACCG agctggagacGCGGGACGGCAGTGGGGCAGTGCCGGCGGAGAAGACGCGTGTGGAGAGTGTGGAGCTGGTGCTGCCTCCACACGCCAACCATCAGGGCAACACCTTTGGTGGGCAGATCATGGCCTGGATGGAGAATGTGGCCACTATTGCAGCCAG CCGGCTGTGCCATGCCCACCCCACACTGAGGGCCATCGAGATGTTCCACTTTCGGGGACCTTCACAAGTTGGGGACCGCCTGGTGCTCAAAGCCATCGTCAACAATGCCTTCAAAAACAG CATGGAGGTGGGGGTCAGCGCCGAGGCGTACGGCCAGGAGATGTGCGTCAGCCCGCGGCACATCAACAGCGCCTTCATGACCTTCGAGGTGCTGGACCAGGAGGGCCGGCCCCGCATGCTGCCCATGGTGGCTCCCGAGCCAGGG GATGGAGAAAGGAGGTACAGAGAAGCCAGCGCTAGGAAAAAAATTCGGCTGGACCG aaaataCGTCGTCTCCTGCAAACAGACCGAGGTACCACTCTCTGTGCCCTGGGATCAAAGCAACAAG gtTTATCTGAGCTACAACAACGTCTCTGCGCTGAAGACACTCGTAGCCAAAACGAACTGGGCACTTgccagagaaaaggaaaag GTGAGGATGTACACGCTGGAGGAGGATAAATTCCTGTCCTTCCGCATCGAGATGTCTGTCTGCATCATGGCCAGCCAAgccttctccctgctctccaaCCTGCGGCGCCGGCACGAGTGGGACAGTCACTATGC GAGTGCTGAGCTTGTCCAGAAGGTAGATGACGATGACATGATCTACCACGTGGTGAGCCGGATGCACAGACAGGAGAGCAAGCTGCAGGACTTTGTCATCCTGGCATCCCGGCGGAAACCCTGCAGCAAGGG ggacCCCTACGTGGTGGCCTTTCGATCGGTGACActgcccacccacccccccaGAGCCGAATACACACGTGGGGAGACACTCTGCTCTGGTTTCTGCATTTGGCCGGAGTCAGAGGAGATGAGCAAG GTGGCTTACTACAACCAGGCTACGCCAGGGTACCTCAACTATGTCACCACCAACGTGGCAGGACTGTCCTCTGACATCTGTGCCACCTTTGAAGCCTGCGAGAAGTTCCTGCTGAAGAACAAAGAGGACCTGATCTCACGGCTGCGGGACTTCTAG
- the ACOT11 gene encoding acyl-coenzyme A thioesterase 11 isoform X4, producing the protein MLSFFWLRCLLKMVKGNIVVPEEILNFCCNGLQGSTSPPRSQEPGEREEAPGAMASPLPARNPTEVQMSQLVLPCHTNHRNELSTGQLLKWIDTAACLSAERHAGCPCVTASMDDIYFEHTISVGQVVNIKAKVNRAFNSSMEVGIQVSYEDLCSGKHCSICKAYATFVAQGPSGSKVRLKPLTPQTEEEKIEYSIAAERRRMRLAHKDTLKDLLTRSPRDTELETRDGSGAVPAEKTRVESVELVLPPHANHQGNTFGGQIMAWMENVATIAASRLCHAHPTLRAIEMFHFRGPSQVGDRLVLKAIVNNAFKNSMEVGVSAEAYGQEMCVSPRHINSAFMTFEVLDQEGRPRMLPMVAPEPGDGERRYREASARKKIRLDRKYVVSCKQTEVPLSVPWDQSNKVYLSYNNVSALKTLVAKTNWALAREKEKVRMYTLEEDKFLSFRIEMSVCIMASQAFSLLSNLRRRHEWDSHYASAELVQKVDDDDMIYHVVSRMHRQESKLQDFVILASRRKPCSKGDPYVVAFRSVTLPTHPPRAEYTRGETLCSGFCIWPESEEMSKVAYYNQATPGYLNYVTTNVAGLSSDICATFEACEKFLLKNKEDLISRLRDF; encoded by the exons GGCTCAACCTCTCCACCACGTTCCCAGGAGCCAGGGGAGCGGGAGGAGGCACCGGGGGCCATGGCGAGCCCCTTGCCTGCCCGCAACCCCACCGAGGTGCAGATGAGCCAGCTGGTGCTGCCCTGCCACACCAACCACCGCAATGAGCTCAGCACTGGCCAGCTGCTCAAGTGGATCGACACGGCCGCCTGCCTCTCCG ccGAGAGACACGCTGGCTGCCCGTGCGTCACAGCTTCTATGGATGATATCTATTTTGAGCATACCATTAG tgTCGGGCAAGTTGTCAACATCAAAGCCAAAGTGAACCGAGCCTTTAACTCCAGCATGGAG GTGGGCATCCAAGTGAGCTATGAAGATCTGTGCAGCGGGAAGCACTGCAGTATCTGCAAGGCGTACGCCACCTTCGTGGCACAGGGCCCCTCTGGCAGCAAG GTGAGGCTGAAGCCGCTGACCCCAcagacagaggaggagaagatcGAGTACAGCATTGCTGCTGAGCGCCGCCGCATGCGGCTGGCGCACAAGGACACCCTCAAGGACCTCCTCACCCGCAGCCCCCGTGACACCG agctggagacGCGGGACGGCAGTGGGGCAGTGCCGGCGGAGAAGACGCGTGTGGAGAGTGTGGAGCTGGTGCTGCCTCCACACGCCAACCATCAGGGCAACACCTTTGGTGGGCAGATCATGGCCTGGATGGAGAATGTGGCCACTATTGCAGCCAG CCGGCTGTGCCATGCCCACCCCACACTGAGGGCCATCGAGATGTTCCACTTTCGGGGACCTTCACAAGTTGGGGACCGCCTGGTGCTCAAAGCCATCGTCAACAATGCCTTCAAAAACAG CATGGAGGTGGGGGTCAGCGCCGAGGCGTACGGCCAGGAGATGTGCGTCAGCCCGCGGCACATCAACAGCGCCTTCATGACCTTCGAGGTGCTGGACCAGGAGGGCCGGCCCCGCATGCTGCCCATGGTGGCTCCCGAGCCAGGG GATGGAGAAAGGAGGTACAGAGAAGCCAGCGCTAGGAAAAAAATTCGGCTGGACCG aaaataCGTCGTCTCCTGCAAACAGACCGAGGTACCACTCTCTGTGCCCTGGGATCAAAGCAACAAG gtTTATCTGAGCTACAACAACGTCTCTGCGCTGAAGACACTCGTAGCCAAAACGAACTGGGCACTTgccagagaaaaggaaaag GTGAGGATGTACACGCTGGAGGAGGATAAATTCCTGTCCTTCCGCATCGAGATGTCTGTCTGCATCATGGCCAGCCAAgccttctccctgctctccaaCCTGCGGCGCCGGCACGAGTGGGACAGTCACTATGC GAGTGCTGAGCTTGTCCAGAAGGTAGATGACGATGACATGATCTACCACGTGGTGAGCCGGATGCACAGACAGGAGAGCAAGCTGCAGGACTTTGTCATCCTGGCATCCCGGCGGAAACCCTGCAGCAAGGG ggacCCCTACGTGGTGGCCTTTCGATCGGTGACActgcccacccacccccccaGAGCCGAATACACACGTGGGGAGACACTCTGCTCTGGTTTCTGCATTTGGCCGGAGTCAGAGGAGATGAGCAAG GTGGCTTACTACAACCAGGCTACGCCAGGGTACCTCAACTATGTCACCACCAACGTGGCAGGACTGTCCTCTGACATCTGTGCCACCTTTGAAGCCTGCGAGAAGTTCCTGCTGAAGAACAAAGAGGACCTGATCTCACGGCTGCGGGACTTCTAG
- the TMEM205 gene encoding transmembrane protein 205 isoform X1, giving the protein MEGPVPIQDTMLTDTEPSNTIKLLHLLFLSTSWGMQIWVTFVAGFVMSRHLPRHTFGSIQRELFPYYFHISSTCAFLNLTLFAMCHPSKRLSEEHATQIILFFICIAASVLNTQWFGHVTSDIVADLHLVERSHGLGQEVGLVASESRRNLRASNPSYRQLCRQFALYHALSSLCNLCCVVCNGLSLYHLAVKLSAL; this is encoded by the exons ATGGAGGGACCTGTCCCCATCCAGGACACCATGCTGACCGACACGGAGCCCTCCAATACCATCAAACTGCTGcacctgcttttcctctccaccTCCTGGGGAATGCAGATCTGGGTGACCTTCGTGGCCG GGTTTGTGATGAGCAGACACCTCCCTCGCCACACCTTCGGCTCCATCCAGCGCGAGCTCTTCCCCTACTACTTCCACATCAGCTCCACTTGTGCCTTCCTCAACCTGACTCTGTTTGCCATGTGCCACCCCAGCAAGCGGCTCAGCGAGGAACACGCGACCCAG ATCATCCTCTTCTTCATTTGCATCGCTGCTTCTGTGCTGAACACACAGTGGTTTGGGCACGTCACCTCCGACATCGTGGCAGACCTGCACCTGGTGGAGCGCAGCCACGGCCTCGGGCAGGAGGTCGGGCTGGTGGCCAGCGAGTCCCGCAGAAACCTGCGAGCCTCCAACCCCAGCTACAGGCAGCTGTGCCGGCAGTTCGCCCTCTACCATGCTCTGTCCTCCCTCTGCAACCTCTGCTGCGTTGTGTGCAATGGCCTGAGCCTGTACCACCTCGCTGTCAAACTCTCTGCCCTGTGA
- the TMEM205 gene encoding transmembrane protein 205 isoform X2 — MLTDTEPSNTIKLLHLLFLSTSWGMQIWVTFVAGFVMSRHLPRHTFGSIQRELFPYYFHISSTCAFLNLTLFAMCHPSKRLSEEHATQIILFFICIAASVLNTQWFGHVTSDIVADLHLVERSHGLGQEVGLVASESRRNLRASNPSYRQLCRQFALYHALSSLCNLCCVVCNGLSLYHLAVKLSAL, encoded by the exons ATGCTGACCGACACGGAGCCCTCCAATACCATCAAACTGCTGcacctgcttttcctctccaccTCCTGGGGAATGCAGATCTGGGTGACCTTCGTGGCCG GGTTTGTGATGAGCAGACACCTCCCTCGCCACACCTTCGGCTCCATCCAGCGCGAGCTCTTCCCCTACTACTTCCACATCAGCTCCACTTGTGCCTTCCTCAACCTGACTCTGTTTGCCATGTGCCACCCCAGCAAGCGGCTCAGCGAGGAACACGCGACCCAG ATCATCCTCTTCTTCATTTGCATCGCTGCTTCTGTGCTGAACACACAGTGGTTTGGGCACGTCACCTCCGACATCGTGGCAGACCTGCACCTGGTGGAGCGCAGCCACGGCCTCGGGCAGGAGGTCGGGCTGGTGGCCAGCGAGTCCCGCAGAAACCTGCGAGCCTCCAACCCCAGCTACAGGCAGCTGTGCCGGCAGTTCGCCCTCTACCATGCTCTGTCCTCCCTCTGCAACCTCTGCTGCGTTGTGTGCAATGGCCTGAGCCTGTACCACCTCGCTGTCAAACTCTCTGCCCTGTGA
- the TTC4 gene encoding tetratricopeptide repeat protein 4 isoform X1 — MAEDGQGDGSGVPGPPRYRGALHPDTWEQELEAIPMFMKRCPADIDASRQPELACLQSLLFDEEQSPAELARMYKNEGNEYFKEKDYGRAVAAYSEGLRKKCEDPELNAVLLTNRGAAHFHLGNYRSALNDAIQAKKLKPTHLKAIIRGALCHMELKNFSEAIAWCEEGLQIDSTEKKLLETRVKADKLKRAEERDARKAKAMEKKEKCQREILLAAIKERNIKLVLESSNEEEEISDGLAEMSLDGFHSDNAAGAKVHLDADGNLHWPVLFLYPEHEQTDFTVAFHENSRFIDHLMVMFAELPPWDLERKYLPSNLELYFEDEERNEMYEVNPEHTLLQVLQHERYFVKAGTPTVLVFVKRSPFSKKYFSGKKVHRL; from the exons ATGGCGGAGGATGGGCAGGGCGATGGGTCCGGCGTGCCGGGGCCGCCGCGGTACCGGGGCGCGCTGCACCCCGACACGTGGGAGCAG GAGCTGGAGGCCATCCCCATGTTCATGAAGCGCTGCCCGGCCGACATCGACGCGTCGCGGCAGCCCGAGCTCGCCTGCCTGCAGTCGCTGCTCTTCGACGAGGAGCAGAGCCCCGCAG AGCTGGCCAGGATGTACAAGAACGAAGGGAACGAGTACTTCAAGGAGAAGGACTACGGGAGAGCGGTCGCCGCCTACTCCGAGGGGCTGCGGAAGAAGTGCGAGGACCCCGAGCTGAACGCGGTGCTGCTCACGAACCGGGGGGCCGCACACTTCCACCTGG GTAACTACCGTTCTGCTCTCAATGATGCCATCCAAGCCAAAAAGCTAAAGCCCACCCATCTCAAAGCAATCATAAGAG GAGCTCTCTGTCACATGGAGCTGAAGAATTTCTCTGAAGCAATAGCATGGTGTGAGGAGGGCTTGCAAATAgattcaacagagaaaaagcttCTGGAAACCAGAGTTAAAGCTGACAAGTTAAAG CGAGCTGAGGAGCGGGAtgcaaggaaagcaaaggcgatggagaagaaagagaagtgtCAAAGGGAAATCTTGCTTGCAGCAATAAAG gaAAGAAATATCAAGCTTGTTCTTGAGTCTTCaaatgaagaagaggaaatatCAGATGGCCTGGCTGAGATGTCCTTAGATGGGTTCCACTCTGACAATGCCGCAGGGGCAAAGGTGCACTTAGATGCTGATGGCAACCTGCACTGGCCTGTCCTCTTTTTGTACCCTGAGCACGAGCAGACAGATTTCACTGTGGCTTTTCATGAGAACTCCAG GTTTATTGATCATTTAATGGTGATGTTTGCTGAGTTACCTCCTTGggatttagaaagaaaataccttCCCAGCAACCTTGAG CTCTATTttgaagatgaagaaagaaatgaaatgtaTGAGGTGAACCCAGAACACACATTACTACAAGTGCTGCAGCACGAAAG GTATTTTGTAAAGGCCGGGACTCCAACAGTTTTGGTATTTGTGAAACGTTCTCCTTTCTCTAAGAAATACTTCTCTGGTAAGAAGGTGCATCGACTGTAA
- the TTC4 gene encoding tetratricopeptide repeat protein 4 isoform X2: MAEDGQGDGSGVPGPPRYRGALHPDTWEQELEAIPMFMKRCPADIDASRQPELACLQSLLFDEEQSPAELARMYKNEGNEYFKEKDYGRAVAAYSEGLRKKCEDPELNAVLLTNRGAAHFHLGNYRSALNDAIQAKKLKPTHLKAIIRGALCHMELKNFSEAIAWCEEGLQIDSTEKKLLETRVKADKLKRAEERDARKAKAMEKKEKCQREILLAAIKERNIKLVLESSNEEEEISDGLAEMSLDGFHSDNAAGAKVHLDADGNLHWPVLFLYPEHEQTDFTVAFHENSSSILKMKKEMKCMR, translated from the exons ATGGCGGAGGATGGGCAGGGCGATGGGTCCGGCGTGCCGGGGCCGCCGCGGTACCGGGGCGCGCTGCACCCCGACACGTGGGAGCAG GAGCTGGAGGCCATCCCCATGTTCATGAAGCGCTGCCCGGCCGACATCGACGCGTCGCGGCAGCCCGAGCTCGCCTGCCTGCAGTCGCTGCTCTTCGACGAGGAGCAGAGCCCCGCAG AGCTGGCCAGGATGTACAAGAACGAAGGGAACGAGTACTTCAAGGAGAAGGACTACGGGAGAGCGGTCGCCGCCTACTCCGAGGGGCTGCGGAAGAAGTGCGAGGACCCCGAGCTGAACGCGGTGCTGCTCACGAACCGGGGGGCCGCACACTTCCACCTGG GTAACTACCGTTCTGCTCTCAATGATGCCATCCAAGCCAAAAAGCTAAAGCCCACCCATCTCAAAGCAATCATAAGAG GAGCTCTCTGTCACATGGAGCTGAAGAATTTCTCTGAAGCAATAGCATGGTGTGAGGAGGGCTTGCAAATAgattcaacagagaaaaagcttCTGGAAACCAGAGTTAAAGCTGACAAGTTAAAG CGAGCTGAGGAGCGGGAtgcaaggaaagcaaaggcgatggagaagaaagagaagtgtCAAAGGGAAATCTTGCTTGCAGCAATAAAG gaAAGAAATATCAAGCTTGTTCTTGAGTCTTCaaatgaagaagaggaaatatCAGATGGCCTGGCTGAGATGTCCTTAGATGGGTTCCACTCTGACAATGCCGCAGGGGCAAAGGTGCACTTAGATGCTGATGGCAACCTGCACTGGCCTGTCCTCTTTTTGTACCCTGAGCACGAGCAGACAGATTTCACTGTGGCTTTTCATGAGAACTCCAG CTCTATTttgaagatgaagaaagaaatgaaatgtaTGAGGTGA